Proteins found in one Hypericibacter terrae genomic segment:
- a CDS encoding glutathione S-transferase, which translates to MRYELYYWPSIQGRGEFVRLALEEAAADYVDVVSQSGARGGVPALLRFLEGRAIEHQPFAPPFLKAGRLVIGQTANILFYLGGRHGLAPETETGRLWTHQLQLTIADLVQEVHDTHHPISTNLYYEDQRLEARRRAHDFVRTRAPKYLGYFDKMLARGKKGASYIAGPQLTYADLSLFQMIEGLRYAFPRAMTRIERKCSRVVELHDRIAARPRIAAYLASNRRPPFNEEGIFRHYKELDV; encoded by the coding sequence ATGCGTTACGAGCTCTATTACTGGCCGTCGATCCAGGGCCGCGGCGAGTTCGTCCGGCTCGCTCTCGAGGAAGCAGCCGCCGATTATGTCGATGTCGTCAGCCAGTCGGGTGCCCGCGGCGGCGTGCCGGCCCTGCTGCGATTCCTCGAAGGCCGCGCCATCGAGCATCAGCCCTTCGCGCCGCCCTTCCTGAAGGCTGGCCGGCTGGTGATCGGCCAGACGGCGAACATCCTTTTCTATCTGGGCGGGCGGCACGGGCTGGCGCCGGAAACGGAAACCGGCCGGCTCTGGACCCATCAGCTGCAGCTCACCATCGCCGATCTCGTGCAGGAAGTTCACGACACGCATCATCCGATCTCCACCAATCTCTATTACGAGGACCAGCGCCTGGAGGCGCGGCGGCGCGCCCATGATTTCGTCCGGACCCGCGCGCCCAAATATCTCGGCTATTTCGACAAGATGCTGGCCCGCGGCAAGAAGGGGGCGAGCTACATCGCAGGCCCGCAACTGACCTACGCCGATCTGTCGCTATTCCAGATGATCGAGGGGCTGCGCTACGCTTTCCCGCGCGCCATGACGCGGATCGAGCGCAAATGCAGCCGCGTGGTCGAGCTCCATGACCGGATCGCCGCGCGTCCCCGGATCGCGGCCTACCTCGCCTCGAACCGGCGGCCGCCCTTCAACGAGGAAGGCATTTTCCGGCACTATAAGGAACTCGACGTCTGA
- a CDS encoding SDR family NAD(P)-dependent oxidoreductase: protein MQDHPALRPGATAVITGAASGIGLAAAKRFASLGMKVCLADLGGERLDRAAAEVAALAPGGKADLRAIPTDVSKLEEVQRLKDTAFREFGGVAVLMNNAGIGNGGGPWKNYDRWRRVLDVNLWGVINGVQTFAPAMIAQGKPAAIVNTGSKQGITTPPGDTAYNVSKAGIKVLTEGLAHELRNTEGCQVTAHLLIPGFTFTGMTGAAEKPPAAWTAGQVVDFLLQGLARGDFYILCPDNDVSRATDNKRIQWAAEDIIKNRPALSRWHADYKDAFAAFMQGGDK, encoded by the coding sequence ATGCAAGATCATCCCGCGCTTCGTCCTGGCGCCACCGCCGTCATCACGGGGGCCGCCAGCGGCATCGGGCTGGCGGCGGCCAAGCGCTTCGCCTCGCTCGGCATGAAGGTCTGTCTCGCCGATCTCGGTGGCGAGCGCCTCGACCGGGCGGCGGCCGAGGTCGCGGCGCTCGCCCCCGGCGGCAAGGCGGATCTGCGCGCGATCCCGACCGATGTCAGCAAGCTCGAGGAGGTGCAGCGCCTGAAGGACACGGCTTTCCGCGAATTTGGCGGGGTGGCGGTCCTGATGAACAATGCCGGCATCGGCAACGGTGGCGGCCCTTGGAAGAATTACGACCGGTGGCGCCGGGTGCTCGACGTCAATCTCTGGGGTGTCATCAACGGCGTCCAGACCTTCGCGCCCGCCATGATCGCGCAAGGCAAGCCGGCCGCCATCGTCAATACCGGTTCCAAGCAAGGCATCACCACGCCGCCCGGCGACACCGCCTATAACGTGTCCAAGGCCGGCATCAAGGTGCTGACCGAGGGCCTTGCGCATGAACTCCGCAACACCGAAGGCTGTCAGGTCACCGCGCATCTGCTGATCCCCGGCTTCACCTTCACCGGCATGACGGGCGCCGCCGAGAAGCCGCCCGCCGCCTGGACCGCCGGCCAGGTGGTCGACTTTCTGTTGCAGGGCCTGGCGAGGGGCGATTTCTACATCCTCTGCCCCGACAACGATGTCAGCCGCGCCACCGACAACAAGCGCATCCAATGGGCGGCCGAAGACATCATCAAGAACCGCCCGGCCCTGTCGCGCTGGCATGCCGACTACAAGGACGCCTTCGCCGCGTTCATGCAAGGCGGAGACAAATGA
- a CDS encoding DsrE family protein — MLPFLFAASAIQAGDSVTLMLFHDSVFMAVEGAGAKLIPVGPPNRYEEVAANPKVTLWACRPCVEARGLPGASLDKRVKLGGMNEFHAAAKQSDTRVISF; from the coding sequence ATGCTGCCCTTTCTGTTCGCTGCCTCGGCCATCCAAGCTGGCGACAGCGTCACCCTGATGTTGTTTCACGATTCCGTTTTCATGGCCGTCGAAGGCGCTGGCGCCAAGCTGATACCGGTCGGTCCGCCAAACCGCTACGAAGAGGTAGCGGCAAACCCGAAGGTCACCTTATGGGCCTGCCGCCCCTGTGTCGAAGCCCGTGGTCTGCCCGGGGCTTCTCTCGATAAACGGGTCAAACTCGGCGGCATGAACGAATTTCATGCTGCAGCCAAGCAGTCCGACACGCGTGTGATCAGTTTCTAG
- a CDS encoding glutamine synthetase family protein has translation MNPKGLAPHSNIGASPEEAERFLAAHPEIAGVDLILTDPGGVMRGKNIRREELMAIYRHGRYMPGSILSLDITGEDVEETNLVWADGDADRLCHPVAGTLAPALWREEPTAQVLLAMHELDGRPYHADPRHALARVVKRFTDQGLTPVMAVELEFYLLDTKPGPDGKPRPAPTPGGHRARHIEVYDVNLLGEMWPVFAEIHSCAKAQGLPAQTVIHEYSPGQWEITLLHRADAMRAVDEGLMFKRLIRGVAAKHGMQACFMAKPFAGRAGSGMHIHLSIADKDGNNLFADGDKPEGSLMLRHTIGGMAATMAESMLIYAPNANSYRRFRRTSYAPVAPTWGINNRSVGLRIPAGPPSSRHIEHRPSGADANPYLAVAMALAGAHYGIERKIDPGPPITGNGYEQAKLGALPQHWSEAIEAAENSEFLKEYLGKGFFDVFLAIKKAELDRFMAEVTELDYQWYLRTT, from the coding sequence ATGAACCCCAAGGGCCTTGCCCCCCATTCCAATATCGGCGCCTCGCCCGAGGAAGCCGAACGTTTCCTGGCGGCGCATCCCGAAATCGCCGGCGTCGACCTGATCCTGACCGATCCGGGCGGAGTCATGCGCGGCAAGAACATCCGCCGCGAGGAGCTGATGGCGATCTATCGCCATGGCCGCTACATGCCGGGCTCGATCCTCAGCCTCGACATCACGGGCGAAGATGTCGAAGAGACCAACCTGGTCTGGGCCGATGGCGATGCCGACCGGCTCTGCCATCCGGTGGCCGGAACGCTGGCGCCTGCCCTCTGGCGCGAGGAACCGACGGCCCAGGTGCTGCTCGCCATGCATGAGCTGGATGGGCGGCCCTATCACGCCGATCCGCGCCACGCGCTGGCGCGCGTGGTCAAGCGCTTCACCGACCAGGGTCTGACGCCCGTCATGGCGGTCGAGCTCGAATTCTACCTGCTCGACACCAAGCCCGGCCCCGACGGCAAACCGCGGCCCGCCCCCACGCCGGGCGGTCATCGCGCGCGCCATATCGAAGTCTATGACGTCAATCTCCTGGGCGAGATGTGGCCCGTCTTCGCCGAGATTCACTCTTGCGCCAAGGCACAAGGCCTCCCGGCCCAGACGGTGATCCATGAATATTCGCCGGGCCAGTGGGAGATCACCCTGCTCCACCGCGCCGACGCCATGCGGGCGGTCGACGAGGGGCTGATGTTCAAGCGGCTCATCCGCGGCGTCGCCGCCAAGCACGGCATGCAGGCCTGCTTCATGGCGAAGCCCTTCGCGGGCCGCGCCGGCTCGGGCATGCATATCCATCTCAGCATCGCCGACAAGGACGGCAACAATCTCTTCGCCGACGGCGACAAGCCGGAAGGCAGCCTGATGCTGCGCCATACCATCGGTGGCATGGCCGCGACCATGGCCGAATCGATGCTGATCTATGCGCCCAACGCCAACAGCTATCGCCGCTTCCGGCGTACCTCCTACGCGCCGGTGGCGCCGACCTGGGGCATCAACAACCGGTCGGTGGGTTTGCGGATCCCTGCGGGCCCGCCCTCGTCGCGCCATATCGAGCATCGCCCCTCGGGCGCCGACGCCAATCCTTATCTCGCGGTGGCGATGGCGCTCGCCGGCGCCCATTACGGCATCGAGCGCAAGATCGATCCGGGTCCGCCCATCACCGGCAACGGCTACGAGCAGGCCAAGCTCGGCGCCCTGCCGCAGCATTGGTCGGAAGCGATCGAGGCCGCCGAAAACTCCGAGTTCCTGAAGGAATATCTCGGCAAGGGTTTCTTCGACGTGTTCCTCGCCATCAAGAAGGCCGAGCTCGACCGCTTCATGGCCGAGGTGACCGAGCTCGATTACCAGTGGTATCTGCGCACGACGTAA
- a CDS encoding aspartate aminotransferase family protein, producing the protein MTDRMAGIAALAVSTMTERERAHFAQSHPKSHKLAQEAHAHFPGGVPMSWMTDWSTPYPIFAKRASGAQIWDVDGNAYSDFCLGDTGSMFGHSPAPVVEALREHADKGLTYMLPTEDAIAVGELLSHRFGLPYWQMATTATDANRFVLRLARGITGRPKILVFNGCYHGTVDDTFLRLKGNHEVPRPGLIGQVQDLTAVATVVEFNDIAALESKLMEGDIAAVICEPAMTNIGMVLPDPGFHEQLRELTRRHGTLLVIDETHCISTGPGGYTRAYGLDPDFLTLGKPISGGIPSAVYGYTADVAHRIRKAQHAAPHGHSGIGTTLSANALSLRLMRVVLEHVMTPHNYSLMEAMSKSLADGVEKIIKSRALPWHVARVGARAEIVFAAKPPKNGTEAAAALIEPLEKAVHLYLLNRGVMIAPFHNMTLCCPATTKADVEKLVTALGSCVDELKKN; encoded by the coding sequence ATGACCGACCGCATGGCCGGTATCGCCGCTTTGGCCGTCAGCACGATGACGGAGCGCGAGCGGGCCCATTTCGCCCAGAGCCATCCGAAGTCGCACAAGCTCGCCCAGGAAGCGCATGCGCATTTTCCGGGCGGCGTGCCGATGAGCTGGATGACCGACTGGTCGACGCCCTACCCGATCTTCGCCAAGCGCGCCTCGGGCGCGCAGATCTGGGATGTCGATGGCAACGCCTATTCGGATTTCTGCCTGGGTGACACGGGCTCCATGTTCGGCCATTCGCCGGCCCCCGTGGTCGAGGCCTTGCGCGAGCATGCCGACAAAGGCCTGACCTACATGCTGCCGACGGAGGATGCGATCGCCGTGGGCGAGCTGTTGTCGCATCGCTTCGGCCTGCCCTACTGGCAGATGGCGACCACGGCGACCGACGCCAACCGCTTCGTGCTGCGTCTCGCGCGCGGCATCACCGGCCGGCCCAAGATCCTGGTCTTCAACGGGTGCTATCACGGCACCGTCGACGACACCTTTCTGCGCCTCAAGGGCAATCACGAGGTGCCGCGCCCCGGCCTGATCGGCCAGGTTCAGGATCTGACCGCGGTCGCGACCGTGGTCGAGTTCAACGACATCGCGGCGCTCGAATCGAAATTGATGGAAGGCGATATCGCGGCCGTGATCTGCGAGCCGGCCATGACCAATATCGGCATGGTGCTGCCGGATCCGGGCTTCCACGAGCAGCTGCGCGAGCTGACGCGCCGCCACGGCACGCTCCTGGTGATCGACGAGACCCATTGCATCTCGACCGGCCCCGGCGGCTATACCCGCGCCTATGGGCTCGATCCGGATTTCCTGACGCTCGGCAAGCCGATCTCGGGCGGCATTCCCAGCGCGGTCTACGGCTACACCGCGGACGTCGCTCATCGCATCCGCAAGGCCCAGCATGCCGCGCCGCACGGGCATAGCGGCATCGGCACCACGCTCTCGGCCAATGCTCTCTCGCTGCGACTGATGCGGGTCGTGCTCGAGCATGTCATGACGCCGCATAACTACAGCCTCATGGAAGCGATGTCGAAGTCGCTGGCCGATGGCGTCGAGAAGATCATCAAGTCGCGTGCGCTGCCCTGGCATGTGGCACGGGTCGGCGCGCGCGCCGAGATCGTGTTCGCGGCCAAGCCGCCGAAGAACGGCACCGAAGCCGCCGCGGCGCTGATCGAGCCGCTCGAGAAGGCTGTCCATCTCTATCTCCTCAATCGCGGCGTGATGATCGCGCCCTTCCACAACATGACGCTCTGCTGCCCGGCGACCACCAAGGCCGACGTCGAGAAGCTGGTCACGGCACTCGGCAGCTGCGTCGACGAACTGAAGAAGAATTGA